The Miscanthus floridulus cultivar M001 chromosome 7, ASM1932011v1, whole genome shotgun sequence genome includes a region encoding these proteins:
- the LOC136467871 gene encoding uncharacterized protein: MALAPDANSQELDGRALYTIGRGMKHGRVPIGDGVVDKAIVLAHSKSVSVRPPDLDHYESVLQENAQLKTNNDILAEENRIHRELFKSVFDRIGVEPPAELLQRLQDLDACHHQATGSHGGSHSVDERRSNDNADDEDDDDDYSYHESDDDDCSYHQGNIMSSTPMKTMMMTTLRTMMMMAVLKMVMIVAPPKANGMWTFFWVYACRQTNSNNSK, translated from the exons ATGGCATTAGCTCCAGATGCAAATTCACAAGAACTGGACGGAAGAGCATTGTACACTATAGGACGTGGCATGAAGCATGGCCGCGTTCCAATAGGTGATGGTGTTGTGGATAAGGCAATTGTTCTAGCACATTCCAAATCTGTATCTGTTAGGCCACCAGATCTTGATCATTATGAAAGTGTGCTACAAGAAAATGCACAATTGAAAACGAATAATGACATACTCGCTGAGGAAAATAGAATCCATCGCGAGCTATTCAAG AGTGTGTTTGATCGGATAGGTGTAGAACCACCTGCTGAACTGCTTCAACGTCTACAAGACCTTGATGCCTGTCATCATCAG GCTACTGGGTCACATGGAGGCTCTCATTCTGTTGATGAAAGGCGCAGCAATGACAACGCTGATGAcgaagatgacgatgatgactACAGCTACCATgaaagcgatgatgatgactgtAGCTACCATCAAGGCAACATCATGTCTAGTACTCCAatgaagacgatgatgatgaccacattgaggacaatgatgatgatggctGTCTTGAAGATGGTGATGATAGTAGCTCCTCCCAAAGCCAATGGGATGTGGACTTTCTTTTGGGTTTATGCATGCCGACAAACTAATTCCAACAACTCCAAGTGA
- the LOC136467870 gene encoding probable polygalacturonase: MVETGVGRLHQRRGAVAFVAANKALLAAAWVVGFALVFLWQSASMSFGSAGAAGGSSGGGFLRLLSAPSPPPRAAPRLRPTAYNLTDFGAVGDGRAVNTEAFERAVETIAALAERGGGQLNVPPGRWLTAPFNLTSHMTLFLAEGAEILGITDEKYWPLMPALPSYGYGLERKGPRFGSLIHGQNLKDVVITGHNGSINGQGEVWWMKHRRRILNNTRPPLVQLMWSKDIIVANITLRNSPFWHLHPYDCTNVTVSNVTILSPVSGAPNTDGIDPDSCQDVLIENCYISVGDDAIAVKSGWDQYGIAYGRPSSNILIRNVTARSLVSAGISIGSEMSGGVANVTVENVRIWESRRGVRIKTATGRGGYIRNISYRNITFDNLRAGIVIKVDYNEHADDGYDRTAFPDITNISFKGIHGRGVRVPVRAHGSDVIPIRDISFQDMSVGISYKKKHIFQCSYVEGRVVRPVFPKPCENLDVYDEQGQLVKRAVALNSTELDYDI; this comes from the exons ATGGTGGAGACGGGCGTGGGGAGGCTGCACCAGCGCCGGGGCGCGGTCGCCTTCGTCGCGGCGAACAAGGCGCTGCTGGCCGCCGCGTGGGTCGTCGGGTTCGCGCTCGTGTTCCTGTGGCAGAGCGCCTCGATGTCCTTCGGCAGCGCAGGCGCCGCTGGCGGCTCCAGCGGCGGAGGGTTCCTCAGGCTGCTGTCGGCGCCTTctccgccgccgcgcgccgcgccgcggCTTCGCCCCACGGCGTACAACCTCACGGACTTCGGCGCCGTCGGGGACGGCCGGGCCGTCAACACCGAGGCGTTCGAGCGCGCCGTCGAGACCATCGCCGCGCTCGCGGAGCGAGGCGGTGGGCAGCTCAATGTGCCCCCCGGACGCTGGCTCACAGCGCCCTTCAACCTCACCAGCCACATGACGCTGTTTCTTGCCGAGGGCGCGGAGATCCTCGGCATTACG GATGAGAAGTACTGGCCATTGATGCCAGCATTACCATCGTACGGGTATGGGCTGGAGCGCAAAGGACCGCGCTTTGGGAGTCTCATTCATGGACAGAATTTGAAAGATGTAGTCATTACAG GACATAATGGGAGCATAAATGGCCAGGGTGAAGTTTGGTGGATGAAGCATCGCAGAAGAATTCTGAATAACACAAGACCTCCTCTTGTGCAGCTGATGTGGTCCAAGGACATTATTGTTGCCAACATAACATTGAGGAATTCACCTTTCTGGCACTTGCATCCTTATGATTGCACGAATGTAACTGTTTCAAATGTTACTATCTTATCTCCTGTTTCTGGTGCTCCAAACACAGATGGCATAGATCCAG ATTCTTGTCAAGACGTGCTTATTGAGAATTGCTACATATCAGTTGGTGATGATGCAATAGCTGTAAAGAGTGGTTGGGATCAGTATGGTATTGCATACGGTCGCCCATCTTCTAACATTTTAATCCGCAATGTAACCGCCCGTTCTCTTGTGAG TGCTGGAATTTCAATAGGCAGTGAGATGTCTGGCGGAGTTGCAAATGTTACTGTGGAGAATGTACGCATCTGGGAATCAAGGAGAGGTGTGAGGATAAAGACTGCCACAGGAAGAGGCGGCTACATCCGCAACATCTCCTATCGTAACATAACTTTTGACAACCTCCGTGCTGGGATTGTGATAAAGGTCGACTACAACGAGCATGCTGATGATGGATATGACCGGACAGCCTTCCCAGACATCACGAACATATCGTTCAAGGGAATCCATGGGAGGGGTGTTCGGGTGCCTGTCCGCGCTCATGGCAGCGACGTCATCCCCATCAGGGACATAAGCTTCCAGGACATGTCGGTAGGCATCAGCTACAAGAAGAAGCACATCTTCCAGTGCTCCTACGTCGAGGGGCGTGTCGTCAGGCCCGTGTTCCCGAAGCCATGTGAGAACCTGGACGTCTATGATGAGCAAGGGCAGCTTGTCAAGCGGGCAGTGGCCCTGAACAGCACAGAACTTGACTACGATATATGA
- the LOC136467873 gene encoding NADPH HC-toxin reductase 1-like isoform X2 — MWANMTSSFLPHGVPYEVEAPRTDARRHESAAMEQKQSLTATEKNMKNSSREVRVCVTGGAGFIGSWLVKKLQEKGYTVHATLRNTEDEEKTGLLRRLVPGAADRLRLFEADLFDAATFAPAIAGCQFVFLVATPYGLEAAAGSKVSSQKQ; from the exons ATGTGGGCCAACATGACATCTTCCTTTCTTCCCCACGGAGTCCCCTACGAAGTCGAAGCCCCGCGCACAGATGCCCGCCGCCACGAGTCCGCGGCCATGGAGCAGAAACAAAGCTTGACAGCAACAGAAAAGAACATGAAGAACAGCAGCAGGGAAGTGCGGGTGTGCGTGACCGGAGGCGCCGGGTTCATCGGCTCCTGGCTCGTCAAGAAACTCCAAGAGAAAGGCTACACCGTCCACGCCACGCTGCGGAACACCG AGGACGAAGAGAAGACCGGGCTGCTGCGGCGGTTGGTCCCCGGCGCGGCGGATCGGCTGCGGTTGTTCGAAGCCGACCTCTTCGACGCCGCCACCTTCGCGCCGGCCATCGCTGGGTGCCAGTTCGTCTTCCTCGTCGCCACGCCATACGGGCTCGAAGCCGCCGCCGGCTCCAAG GTAAGTTCACAGAAACAGTGA
- the LOC136467873 gene encoding NADPH HC-toxin reductase 1-like isoform X1 produces MWANMTSSFLPHGVPYEVEAPRTDARRHESAAMEQKQSLTATEKNMKNSSREVRVCVTGGAGFIGSWLVKKLQEKGYTVHATLRNTEDEEKTGLLRRLVPGAADRLRLFEADLFDAATFAPAIAGCQFVFLVATPYGLEAAAGSKDTLISTDSKDR; encoded by the exons ATGTGGGCCAACATGACATCTTCCTTTCTTCCCCACGGAGTCCCCTACGAAGTCGAAGCCCCGCGCACAGATGCCCGCCGCCACGAGTCCGCGGCCATGGAGCAGAAACAAAGCTTGACAGCAACAGAAAAGAACATGAAGAACAGCAGCAGGGAAGTGCGGGTGTGCGTGACCGGAGGCGCCGGGTTCATCGGCTCCTGGCTCGTCAAGAAACTCCAAGAGAAAGGCTACACCGTCCACGCCACGCTGCGGAACACCG AGGACGAAGAGAAGACCGGGCTGCTGCGGCGGTTGGTCCCCGGCGCGGCGGATCGGCTGCGGTTGTTCGAAGCCGACCTCTTCGACGCCGCCACCTTCGCGCCGGCCATCGCTGGGTGCCAGTTCGTCTTCCTCGTCGCCACGCCATACGGGCTCGAAGCCGCCGCCGGCTCCAAG
- the LOC136464646 gene encoding ethylene-responsive transcription factor ERF023-like — translation MSSSPETEAGSSSSSKKFKGVRKRKWGKWVSEIRLPNSRERIWLGSYDAPDKAARAFDAAFVCLRGRGAAGADLNFPDSPPPCRAGGCSSDPREVQAAALSHANRAAVTAQQAAAALIMDDADAADGGCSAPPWDYYYSVEHDVGGGVLGGAATSAAEVVAPVRADGSIDWRPVMAHPPPLFSPTGWGSNAYDFLQVPPPAAAVADEDIDDGIHGATASLWSFDSRDSYFRY, via the coding sequence ATGTCGTCGTCGCCGGAGACGGAggccggcagcagcagcagcagcaagaagtTCAAGGGCGTGCGGAAGCGCAAGTGGGGCAAGTGGGTGTCGGAGATCCGGCTGCCCAACAGCCGCGAGCGCATCTGGCTGGGCTCCTACGACGCCCCCGACAAGGCCGCGCGCGCCTTCGACGCCGCCTTCGTCTGCCTCCGCGGCcggggcgcggccggggcggACCTCAACTTCCCGGACTCGCCGCCGCCGTGCCGCGCGGGAGGGTGCAGCAGCGACCCGCGGGAGGTGCAGGCGGCCGCGCTCTCCCACGCCAACCGCGCCGCCGTCACGGCCCAGCAGGCGGCTGCGGCGCTCATCATGGATGACGCCGACGCCGCTGACGGGGGCTGCTCGGCGCCGCCGTGGGACTACTACTACTCCGTGGAGCACGACGTGGGCGGTGGCGTCCTTGGTGGCGCAGCTACCAGCGCGGCGGAGGTGGTGGCGCCCGTGCGCGCCGACGGGAGCATCGACTGGCGGCCCGTCATGGCGCACCCGCCGCCCCTCTTCTCCCCTACCGGCTGGGGCAGCAATGCGTACGACTTCCTGCAAGTgccaccgccggcggcggcggtggccgacgAGGACATAGATGACGGTATCCATGGCGCAACCGCTTCTCTCTGGAGCTTCGACTCGAGAGACTCCTACTTCAGATACTAG